A window of Acidobacteriota bacterium genomic DNA:
GCCCATGAGCAGGCAAGCCCAGTGAAGCAGGGAGCCCAGCGGACCTCCCAGGGAGGAGGGAAGGAAAACCCCGAGCAGGGCCGAGAAAAGGACGAGTCCCACCGTCCCCATCAGGAGATACAGGCCGAAGTGGAAGGGAAAGGAGCGGTACCAGAGCTTCCGGTTGAACTCGTGGAGGGCTTTCAGGAAGAGCATCTCTGGGACCATGAAGCTCAGTTCGCCCCAGAGGTTGAAATGGGACGGCTTGGTCCACCAGTCCGTCTCCTCGAAGTAAGATCCGCCGTGCTTCACGCGGTGGACCGCCTCATGAGGGACCGGGTACAACTCCCACCGGAGGTGGATGGGCTGGCGGGCATAGAGGACGGCCCGCGCCACCGTGGCGATGGCGAACACCGCCGCAGAAAGATACAGCACCGCATAGACTAACGTGGTCATCGGTTCTCCCCCTGTCCTGAAAAACCTCACCCAGAAAGAAATCAATATAAAGCCAATGGAGCAAAAACCCGAAAAACAACTAGGGGTTTCTCATTCCTGGGGTAAATCGCGCACGGCCCGGGCTCTCCGGGGCGCGGACAGTGTAGGCGAGGAGTCCGTTTGGGTGGACCAAAATGTTGCAATCCGGGAACGCGGAGGCCGGAGGATTGGGGCCGTGGCGGAGCCAGGCCCTCCTCCGGGTCCCGCTGGGGGGCTTTCGCGGCCCGTTCTTCGTGGTATCGTAAGTCAGGAAAGGCCGGTCATGCAGGGAAAGCGGCTGCCGCTGACGCTCACCATCCTCTCTCTGGTCCTTCTGGTTTGGATGGGGACTCGCGCCTCGTGGCGCATCCATGACCTCTGGGCCGCTCCAGCCGTGCTCCTTTTCTTCTTCCTGGCCTACCAGTTTGACGTCCATGTGCCGGGCCTGGGCTATCTCAACCTCGATCACGTCGTGGCCTTCCCCGCCATCGTGGTGCTTCAGAACCCCGTGCTGGCCGGAACGCTGGCGGGGGTCGGACTCCTCGTCAGCCGCGCCTACCGACGCGGGTTCGGAGGGTTGGGGCTGGTGCACGTATGGGGAGCCGCCCTCTCCGCGCTGTCCATCGCTCTGGGGGGGGCCTTCTACCTCGCCCTGTCCCGGGGAGGGCCTGAGCAATCGCTCCTGGAATTCGCCATTTTCCTTTCGGCCATGCTGGTGATGACCGGAGCCAACTGGTTCTTCTACGTGGCGGGAAACCCGTCCTCCTTGAAGGCCCCTCTTCGAACCACGTTCAAGAAATCGTTCGTCAGCAACCTGGGCTGGGTCCTGCTCTCCTCGCCCCTCGTGGCCCTGGTGGTCGGAGCCACCCGGGAGGAGCGCTACGTTTCCGTCCTCATGGGCAGCCTGACCCTCCTCATCCTCGTCTGGGCCATGCGGCTGTATGGGGGACTTCAGGAAAAGAACGCCGCGCTCATCCACGCGACGGGCCGTCAGGAGTTCCTCCAGCAGCTCTCCCTGACGACGGCCGGATCCTTGGAGAACGAGTCCTTCCTCTTGACCTTGCTCTCGGGGCTTCGAGACTTCGTCCCCTGGGACCGGGGCCTGTTGCTGGTCCTGCCGCCGGGGTCCGCCCGCCAGCCCCTCCTCGTGAGTCTGGAGGGCCTCCCCCTGGATCCCCACGCGGCCAAGGAGGCCTTGCTGGATCTCCTGGAGGCGCCGGAGCTCAGGGAACCCCGGCTCGTGACCGGCTCCGCTGTGGTCCCGCTCCTCCTGGAAGGGGCGGGATGTCAGGTCTCGGTGGCCGTGGCGACGACGGAGCTTGCCTTCGGCGTCCTGGTCCTGGAAAGGGGAGCCGGAAAGGACGTGTTCACCGGGAACGAATGCAAATTCCTCGAGTTGGCCCTGGCCCAGATCGCCGGCCACGTCCAGGACGAGATTCTCAAGAAGCAGCTCATGGACACCAACCGAAAGCTCCTTCGCCAGACCGACTACCTCTCCCAGATCCTCAAAATCTCGAATCTCCTCAAGGTCCACCTCGACGTCCAGACGATCCTGGAGAAGGTGGCGGAGGGGATCCGCGAGGGGATGGGGTTCCGGACGGTCCTCGTGAGCCTCTATCGGGAGGACGAGCACCTCTTCGAGAGAGTCGCCCAGGCCGGACTCTCGGACCGGTGGGAGGAGGTGCGGAAGGCGAGGCCTCCCGCCGAGCAGATCTTCGAACTCATCCATCCGCGCTACCGGGTGGGAAGCTGCTATTTCGTGGGGCACGCCGACGCCGTCATCGGGCCCTACGACATCCTTCCCCTGAACCCCCGCTTGCCCAAGGAACCGGACGACTGGGACCCCTTGGACACCCTCATCGTCCCGCTGGAGGACAAGGACGGCCGTCTGCTGGGAATCATCTCCGTGGACGAGCCCGTGGACGGGAAGATCCCCTCTCTGGAGACGCTTCGGGCTCTGGAAGTCCTGGCCAACCAGACCGTGAATGCCCTGGAGAGCGCGCAGATCCACGCCCGGACCCGGCGCCAGGCGGTCATGGACGGACTCACGGGATTGTACAACCACGGTTACTTTCAGGAGGTCTTGGCGAAGGAGGCCCGCGAGCACGCCGAATCCTCGCTGCCCTTCTCGATGCTGATGATGGACCTGGACGGCTTCAAGGTCGTCAACGACACCTTCGGCCACCTTGCGGGCGACGAGGTGCTCAGGGCCGTCGCGGAGACGGTGAGGGCCCTCATCCGGCGTGAGGACATCGCGGCCCGGTACGGCGGTGAAGAATTCGCCCTATTCCTTCCGAGGTGCGATGCTTCCACGGCGCTCACCATCGGCGAGAGGATCCGTAGCGCCGTCGAGGGCCTGCGGGTCCACGTCGGAGGCGGCGGGCAAACGGCGTCCGTGACCCTGAGCGTGGGCCTGGCTTCCTTCCCCACGGACGGCCGGGACCACCACGAGATTCTCGACCTGGCCGACCAGGCGCTTTACCAGGCCAAGCGTCAGGGCAAGAACCGGGTGAATCAGATCGCGTGAGTCCGGGGGCGGGAGGGCCCCCTTGAACCGGAGAGGCACGGGCGCCCGGAACCGCGGGAGCGGGGGCGTCCCATCGGAGGCCGTGGCCATGCGAGGGTGGCTAAGGATCTGCGCATTCTGTGCCATGGTCGTGATCCCCGTGGCCGCGGGGACCCAGACCGGGCGGGCATCCGGAGGCGTCGAAAGGGGAAAGACATTTCACCTGAGAGTCGCGGCCTCTCCCTACGAGCCCTTCGCCTATCGGGAGGGCGGGGAGGAACGCGGGCTCGACGTGGATCTCCTTCGCCTGCTGTGCACCACCCGCGGGTGGACGTACGAGATCACGTGGACCTCCTTCCCCGAGATATGGACCCTGCTGGAGGAGGGAAAGGCCGACATGGCCATCGGGGCGATCTATCGATCCCCCGATCGCGAGCGCCGATTCCTCTTCACGGAATCCTACCTTGAAACGGGCCTCGTCGTGGCCCACCGGATTCAGCAGGAAGTCGGATCCAAGAGAGACCTGAAAGGGCTCCTCCTTGGGGTCAAGCGGGGCGCCACGGGAGAGGGACTGGGTGCCCGCCTGGCTCCGGAGGTGGGGCTGGCCGGATTGAAGGTGTACGACGACACGACAGCCAGCTTCGAGGCGCTCCGCCGGGGCGAGGTGGACGCGGTCCTGAACGACTACCTGAACACCCTCTTTCTCATCAGCAAGGAGTACAGCGGGGAAGTGGCGGTCGCCCGGGGTCGGTTCGGCGTCCTGTTCCTGTCCCGGGACCGGCTGGCCTTTCCCCTGCGGAAGGGCCTCGAGGGCAACCGGGACGAAATCGACGCCACCCTCCGCCAGCTGGCGGAGGGCGGCGTTCTCGCCGACCTTCAAACCAAGTGGCTCCCCGTCCAGCCGCCGGGTGACTGGAAACGGCTGGCCGTCTTCACCGTCTCGCTCGTGGCGCTCGCCGTGGTCTGGGCGGTCCTGGCCGTCCGCACCTCCCGACGAAAGGCCCGTTTCGAGAGCCTGAAAGACTCGGAGAAGCGCTACCGGCACCTCATCGAGCAGGCGCCGCTGGGCGTAGCCCTCCTGAAGGCCGGGGTGGTCACTTTCGCCAACGAGGCCTTTCTCCACCTGTTTCGGAGGCTCAGCCTCGCGGAAGTGATCGGCAAGCCCTTCCTGGATTGCGTGGCCGCCGAAAGCCGGGGTCAGGCCGAGGCGTGCCTGGGCAGGGGCAGGCGCGCCGTGCTTCCCGAAACCGGGGCCGAGTGGCAGTGCCTGAAATCCGACGGGACCCGCTTCCTGGCCCGGGTGCGTCCCGTTCGGGTGGAAGGGCCGGAAGGACTCATGGACCTGCTCTTTCTGGAGGACGTGACCCTATCCAGAGAGGCGGAGCGAGCCCTCAAGGAGAGCCGGGAGGCCTACCGGCTCCTCGTGGAGAACCAGACGGACCTCGTCGTCAAGGTGGACACGGAGGGCCGGTTCCTCTTCGTCAGCCCGACGTATTGCCGGCTGTTCGGCAAATCGGAGGAGGAACTCCTGGGGCGCACCTTCATGCCCCTGGTGCACGAAGAGGACCTTCGCAAGACGCTCGAAGCCATGAAGGACCTCTACCGCCCGCCGTACACCTGCTATGTAGAGCAGCGGGCTCACACGGCCCAGGGGTGGAGGTGGCTCGCCTGGTCGGACAAGGCCGTCCTGGACGCCGAGGGCCGGGTGCAGGCCATCGTGGGAGTCGGCCGGGACGTCACCGACCGGGTCGAGGCGGAGCGCCGCCTGCGGGAGAGCGAGCGACGCTTTCGCACGCTCATCGAAAACACCCACGACGTCGTGATCGTGTTCAGCGCGGAGGGGCGCGCCCTGTACATCACGCCGTCCGTGACCACATGGACCGGTTACTCAGTGGAGGAACTGCTCGGGAACCTGGCCACCGATTACGTCGCCCCGGAAGACGTCGGGGTGATCCAAGACGTGGTCAGGCGGTCTCTCCGGGCGCCCGGCGTTTCCCTTCCCGCCGTGGAGTACCGGGTTCGTCACAAGAACGGGAGCCTTCGCATCTTCTCCGCCATCGTGACCAACCTCCTGGGGGACCCGGCCGTGGGCGGGATCGTCGTGAACTGCCGCGACATCACCGAGAGGCGTTTGGCGGAGCTGGCGGTGAAGGAAAGCGAAGCGCTCTTCCGGGGCCTGGCCGAGAGCACCGAGGCGGCCATCATGATTTACCAAGGGGAGAACCTGCGGTACGTCAATCGGACCACGGAGTTGGTCAGCGGATACAGCCGGGAGGAATTGCAGAGGCTGCGCTTCTGGGATCTCGTCCACCCGGACCACCGGGAAATGGTCCGGGAGAGGGGGTTGGCCCGGCAGCGGGGCGAGCCGGTTCCGCGTCATTACGAGTTCAAGGTCGTCAAGAAAACGGGGGAGGTGCGATGGCTCGATTTCACGGCCGCGGTCATCCAGTACAACGGCCGGCCGGCGGGCCTGGCCACGGCCATCGACGTGACGGACCGGAAACGCGTGGAGGAGGAGCTTCGCCGGCGGGAGGCCCAGGTGAGCCTCATCCTTCAAAACGTGAGCGAGGTCATCTACTACAGCTCCCTGGAGGGCGATCCGCCGGTTCCACGGGTCCAGTTCGTGAGCCACAAGGTCCGGGAAATCCTGGGTCTTTCCCAGGAGGAGATTCAAGCCCAGGATGGGCAGTGGCTTCTCGGCGTACACCCCGATGACGTCGGAATGGTCAAGCGGGCCGTCCAAGCCCTGCGGGAGGAGGGGCGGCCCTTCACGATCGAATACCGCTTCCTGCACGGGGGGACCCAGACGTACCGGTGGCTGGAGGACCACGCCGTCCCCGAGGCGGACCCCCTCGGCCGGGTGCTCGGTTTCTTCGGGGTGGTGCGCGATGTCACGGACCGTCACGAGGCCGAGGAGGCCCAGCAGCGGACGAACCGCCAGCTCCTGGCCCTCCTGGCCTCGTCCCAGGCCATGGCGGGTTCCCTGGACATGGGCGAATCCGTAAGCCTGATGTGCCGCGTAGCCGTGGAGATCTTCGGAGTGGATCTGGTCTGGATGGGGCTCGTGGTGCCCGAGAGCACCGAGGTCCAGATCCTGGCATCCGCCGGCCGAGACGAGGGATATACGGAGAGCGTTCAGGTCCGCTGGGACGAATCCGCGCGGGCCCAGGGACCCGCCGGGCGGGCCATCAAGCTCCGCCGGCCCGTCATCATGAGGACCGAAGAGCCCGACTTCGCCCCCTGGCGGGAGGAGGCCGAGAAGCGCGGCTTCCGGTGCGTGTGCGCAGTGCCCATGCTCCATGAGGACGCGGTGCGCGGCGTCGTCACCTTCTACTCGGGCGAATCGGAGGCCTTTTCTCCGGAGGAGGTGGAGGTCCTCGAAATCTTCGCGCGCCACGCCACGATGACCGTCGTGAACGCCGCCCTGTACGAGGAGGCGAGGCGAAGCATCGAGGATCTTCACAAAACGCTGACCGAATTGGAAACGAGCCGGGACGCCCTTCAGGCGAGCGAGAGCAGGTACCGCGCCCTCGTGGAGAATGCGCGCGGGATCGTTCTCACCTTCACGCCCGATCTCACCGTCACGTACTGGAACGAGTTCGCGGAGGAGTTCTTCGGGTACAGGAAGGAAGAAATCCTCGGCCGGAGCCTCATCGGTACCATCGTCCCCAAGGAAGATTCCACCGGACAGGACCTGGAGGACCTCCTCAAGCGGATCGCCGCGGATCCCAACGCCTTCGCCTCCAACATCAACCAAAACGTGCGAAAGGACGGGCGGAGGGTCTGGGTGGCCTGGACCAACCGGCCGGTCCTCGACGCGCACGGCCGGGTGAGCGTGGTCCTTTCCCATGGGACGGACGTGACGTCTTTGAAGGAAGCCGAGATCAGTCTCCGCGGGCAGGAGTCCCGCTACCGAACCCTGTTGGAGTTGTCTCCAGGGGCCACCGTCGTGGCGGACCTCACCGGCCGGATCACCATGGTCAACCGCCGCACAATGGAGATCTGGGGCGCCCGCGCCCACGAGGAACTGGTGGGCCGTTCCGTCTTCGAAATGGTCTCCGAACAGGAGGGGGGAGCCGTGCGGCAGGCCATGGAGCAGGCCCTGCGGGGCGAGGAGGTTCGGAACTTCCGGGCCAACGTCCTTCGGAAGGACGGGCAGCCTTTTCCCGCGGAGATCAACGCGGCCCTCCTCCGGGACGAGTGGGGGTCTCCGGAGGGTTTTGTGGGAGTCGTCCGGGACGTGAGCGACGAGGTCCGGACGAGGGAGAACCTGGAAAAGACGTTGCGGATCTACCAGAGCCTGGCCGAGTCGGCCAGGGACTTCATTTTCATCGTGAGCCGCGAGGAGAGAGTGACCTTCGCCAATCCCTCCACGGCCGCCGCCCTGAAGCTCCGGCCCGAGGAAGTGCCCGGAAGCCGCTTGGAAGACCTCTTCGAGGGTGTCACCCTCCGTCGGATGAAAACCAGCCTCGGGGAGGCCTTCCGGACCGGCGAGGTGCTCGTTCGCGTGGAGGAACTCGATTTCCCCGTGGGGAGGCTGTGGCTCGACACCCAGCTCATCCCGATCCAGGAGGCCGACGGGACGGTAACCTCCGTCCTGGGGGTGTCCAGAAGGATCCTGGGTGGCCTGGACGGGGCGATGGCCGACGGCCGGACGCGGGAGTGAGAAACGCTATCCGCCTTCGGACGGTGGGTTCACCTCGTCCCACTCCAGCGCCGGCTTGTCCCCCTCCAAGCCGGAAAACCCGGCTTGGGCGAATTTCTCCTCGAACCTGGAGCGCAAGGTTTGTGCTTCGGAGGGGTGTAGGACGATCCAGAACCGGTCGTCGGAGGTCTGCCCCACCGCCCCGGCCGCGGCGCATTCCTGCACCGTCTCGTGCAGGAGCCATGCGGTCCGGTGGACAAGGTCCTTGAGGCGGGAGGATCCCGCTCGCAGCGCGAAGCCCTCCGAAAAAGCCGGAGCGAGGCGAACCTGGAGAAGGAGGCATGGGGCCCCGGCCTCCAGCCTCGCCCGGAACTCGCTCTCCATCCGCGAGGCATCGGGAAGTCCCGTCCACGCCGTGGAGCGCTGTCCGGAGACGGCCTCGCGGATGAGCTGGTCCACCAGCAATTCGAGCTGGTGGGGGTCGTAGGGCTTGGTGACGTACGCGTCGGCTCCGCAGTCGTATCCCCAGTACACGTCTTCCCTCAGGCTCTTGGCCGTGAGGAGGATGATGGGGATCCGGGCCAGCTCCGAATCCCGTTTGAGATCCCGGCACACCTGGTAGCCGTTCTTCTTGGGCATCATGACGTCGAGAATCATGAGATCGGGCCGCATGCGGCGGAAGATCGCTTCGGCCTCCTCCCCGTCGGAGGCCACATGCACGTCGTAGCCAAGAAGGTCGAAGTTGAGCTTCAGGACTTCGGTGATGGCCCGGTTGTCGTCGGCGATGACCAGTCTCTGGCGCATGGCATCTCCTACTCGGTTGCGGGGAGCACGGCCTCGAAGGCCGTGCCCGGACGCGAGGGCACAGTGCTTCCGAGAAAGGCCCGGTCCTCCTCGGTGAGCGGGGAGTCGCATTCCAGGCGGCCCCCCAGTCTCTCGGCCACGTTCTTGGCGATCACGAGGCCGAGGCCGGTTCCACCCACGAGATTGCGGACGTTGCTCGCCCGGAAGAAGGGCGTGAAGATGGAAGCCCTTTCCGAGGCCGGGATTCCCGGTCCGTCGTCGAGGATCCGCAGGGCGATCCGCTCCCCGTCACGGCGAAGGCGTACGCCCACACACCCCCCTATGACCGAATACTTGATGGCGTTTCCCAAGAGATTGGCCACGAGGTTTTCGAGCATGCGTCCGTCGCAGGTGACGTGGACGTCCTGCAACTCTTCCTTCCAGGTGAGGAGCTTCCCCTGGATCGTGTCCCTCGCGCCGTCCCGCAGGCGCTCGATGAGGCCTTTCACGTCCACGCTCCCGGCCTGTCCCTGGGCGTAGTGGACTCGACTGAGGCGGACCACGTCGTCCAGCAGATTGCGGATGTTCCGGCCGTTTTCGAGGATCAGGGCGGCGATGCGGGCCTGGTGTTCGGTGAGGGGGCCCGGCCGCCCGCCCGCAAGGAGATCGGCGGCGTTGATGATGGCGGCGAGGGGGTTCTTGACCTCGTGCGAGATGATGGAGATCAGGTCTTCACGCG
This region includes:
- a CDS encoding response regulator, coding for MRQRLVIADDNRAITEVLKLNFDLLGYDVHVASDGEEAEAIFRRMRPDLMILDVMMPKKNGYQVCRDLKRDSELARIPIILLTAKSLREDVYWGYDCGADAYVTKPYDPHQLELLVDQLIREAVSGQRSTAWTGLPDASRMESEFRARLEAGAPCLLLQVRLAPAFSEGFALRAGSSRLKDLVHRTAWLLHETVQECAAAGAVGQTSDDRFWIVLHPSEAQTLRSRFEEKFAQAGFSGLEGDKPALEWDEVNPPSEGG
- a CDS encoding sensor domain-containing diguanylate cyclase, translating into MQGKRLPLTLTILSLVLLVWMGTRASWRIHDLWAAPAVLLFFFLAYQFDVHVPGLGYLNLDHVVAFPAIVVLQNPVLAGTLAGVGLLVSRAYRRGFGGLGLVHVWGAALSALSIALGGAFYLALSRGGPEQSLLEFAIFLSAMLVMTGANWFFYVAGNPSSLKAPLRTTFKKSFVSNLGWVLLSSPLVALVVGATREERYVSVLMGSLTLLILVWAMRLYGGLQEKNAALIHATGRQEFLQQLSLTTAGSLENESFLLTLLSGLRDFVPWDRGLLLVLPPGSARQPLLVSLEGLPLDPHAAKEALLDLLEAPELREPRLVTGSAVVPLLLEGAGCQVSVAVATTELAFGVLVLERGAGKDVFTGNECKFLELALAQIAGHVQDEILKKQLMDTNRKLLRQTDYLSQILKISNLLKVHLDVQTILEKVAEGIREGMGFRTVLVSLYREDEHLFERVAQAGLSDRWEEVRKARPPAEQIFELIHPRYRVGSCYFVGHADAVIGPYDILPLNPRLPKEPDDWDPLDTLIVPLEDKDGRLLGIISVDEPVDGKIPSLETLRALEVLANQTVNALESAQIHARTRRQAVMDGLTGLYNHGYFQEVLAKEAREHAESSLPFSMLMMDLDGFKVVNDTFGHLAGDEVLRAVAETVRALIRREDIAARYGGEEFALFLPRCDASTALTIGERIRSAVEGLRVHVGGGGQTASVTLSVGLASFPTDGRDHHEILDLADQALYQAKRQGKNRVNQIA
- a CDS encoding PAS domain S-box protein, translated to MRGWLRICAFCAMVVIPVAAGTQTGRASGGVERGKTFHLRVAASPYEPFAYREGGEERGLDVDLLRLLCTTRGWTYEITWTSFPEIWTLLEEGKADMAIGAIYRSPDRERRFLFTESYLETGLVVAHRIQQEVGSKRDLKGLLLGVKRGATGEGLGARLAPEVGLAGLKVYDDTTASFEALRRGEVDAVLNDYLNTLFLISKEYSGEVAVARGRFGVLFLSRDRLAFPLRKGLEGNRDEIDATLRQLAEGGVLADLQTKWLPVQPPGDWKRLAVFTVSLVALAVVWAVLAVRTSRRKARFESLKDSEKRYRHLIEQAPLGVALLKAGVVTFANEAFLHLFRRLSLAEVIGKPFLDCVAAESRGQAEACLGRGRRAVLPETGAEWQCLKSDGTRFLARVRPVRVEGPEGLMDLLFLEDVTLSREAERALKESREAYRLLVENQTDLVVKVDTEGRFLFVSPTYCRLFGKSEEELLGRTFMPLVHEEDLRKTLEAMKDLYRPPYTCYVEQRAHTAQGWRWLAWSDKAVLDAEGRVQAIVGVGRDVTDRVEAERRLRESERRFRTLIENTHDVVIVFSAEGRALYITPSVTTWTGYSVEELLGNLATDYVAPEDVGVIQDVVRRSLRAPGVSLPAVEYRVRHKNGSLRIFSAIVTNLLGDPAVGGIVVNCRDITERRLAELAVKESEALFRGLAESTEAAIMIYQGENLRYVNRTTELVSGYSREELQRLRFWDLVHPDHREMVRERGLARQRGEPVPRHYEFKVVKKTGEVRWLDFTAAVIQYNGRPAGLATAIDVTDRKRVEEELRRREAQVSLILQNVSEVIYYSSLEGDPPVPRVQFVSHKVREILGLSQEEIQAQDGQWLLGVHPDDVGMVKRAVQALREEGRPFTIEYRFLHGGTQTYRWLEDHAVPEADPLGRVLGFFGVVRDVTDRHEAEEAQQRTNRQLLALLASSQAMAGSLDMGESVSLMCRVAVEIFGVDLVWMGLVVPESTEVQILASAGRDEGYTESVQVRWDESARAQGPAGRAIKLRRPVIMRTEEPDFAPWREEAEKRGFRCVCAVPMLHEDAVRGVVTFYSGESEAFSPEEVEVLEIFARHATMTVVNAALYEEARRSIEDLHKTLTELETSRDALQASESRYRALVENARGIVLTFTPDLTVTYWNEFAEEFFGYRKEEILGRSLIGTIVPKEDSTGQDLEDLLKRIAADPNAFASNINQNVRKDGRRVWVAWTNRPVLDAHGRVSVVLSHGTDVTSLKEAEISLRGQESRYRTLLELSPGATVVADLTGRITMVNRRTMEIWGARAHEELVGRSVFEMVSEQEGGAVRQAMEQALRGEEVRNFRANVLRKDGQPFPAEINAALLRDEWGSPEGFVGVVRDVSDEVRTRENLEKTLRIYQSLAESARDFIFIVSREERVTFANPSTAAALKLRPEEVPGSRLEDLFEGVTLRRMKTSLGEAFRTGEVLVRVEELDFPVGRLWLDTQLIPIQEADGTVTSVLGVSRRILGGLDGAMADGRTRE